CGTGGAAGATGCTGAATCCGGCGGCAGCCCCGTCAATGGCATTCTCGACATCTCGGGGCTGGACGCCGATGCGAATGGCGACGATCTCGGTCTGACCTTCGCTGCCGAGACACTTTCGGCAACGTCGGGGACCGTCTATCTCCGCGTCAAGCTTCGGCATTACGAAGAAAACGCCACGCTTCCGGAGGACAAGCGCAACGACACCATCGAGGCGCCCGAAGAGCCGGAGATCGTGGAGAACGATGTGGACTTCACCTATCCGCTGACAGTGAACTGACGCTGCTGATTTCCTGCCGCACGGCCCGGACAACGACGTATCGTCCGGGTCGACCGTGGCCCTCTCCCGCCCTCGGTGGTTGGGGACGAGAGCTCTCCTGTTATAGCGGGCGGGATCTCGTTTCGAACGACCGCTCGACGCTTTATCCTCGCGGGCAACCACCGCCCGTGAACGGACGATTTTCCTTTTCCCAATAAACTGCATCTGATGATTCGTCGCACTCGCGTACGATTCCTACCTCTTTTCTTCGCTTTTCTACTCATCGCAGCTTCAAGTCCGGACGCCTGGTCCCAAACCCGCGGCACGGTGAAAGGCACCGTGTATGCGACCGATGGTGAGCCGTTGCCCGGCGCAGAGGTCGTCGATCCGGCCCTTCAACGGGGAACGACCACCGGTCCTGATGGGACGTTTCGCCTGGATAAGCTCCCGGTCGGGCAGCACAAACTGGAGATTCGTTTCATCGGGTACCAGACCGCTGTTCGTACCGTGACGCTCGAGGCGGGAGAGACCGTTTCCATTGAAGTCACGCTCAAGTCGCGGGTTCTTGAGTCCGAAGGCGTAACCGTGACGGGCACAGCACGGGCGCGCTCCACGCTCCGGGCGCCGCAGGACGTGGACGTGATTGCGGCCGAGGACCTGTCCGTGAACCGAAACGCTGCGCTGGGCGACCTGCTCCGAGAGAACGTGAGTGGTGTATCGTCCATTCAGACGGGATCACAGGCCGGCAAGCCGGTGCTTCGCGGTCTCAGCGGCAATCGGGTCGTGCTCCTGAAAGACGGTATCGCGCAGGAGTACTATCAGTTCGGCGTCCGCCACTTTCCAAGCACCAATGCCAGTGAAGCAGAGCGGGTCGAGGTGGTGCGCGGGGCCAGCAGCATCCTGTACGGCTCCGACGCGCTGGGCGGAGCGGTCAACGTCATCACGAAGACCGCGCCGACGAGTGCTAGCGGCGAACTCGACGTTGGCGGTGCGGCCAGCACGCAGTACTTTTCGAACAACAACGAGCGCGCGGTGTCGGTCGACCTCAGCGTGGCCGATGGAAATGTTGGCTGGCGAGCCGGCGCGGAGCGTCGGATCGGTGGCAATTTCCACACCCCGGAGGATCCCACATTCTTCGAAACGGGCAGCGGCGGTACGTATGGCGATCCGAAGTATACAGGTGAAATCCCCTTCACCAACTTCGAGCAGTGGAGTGCCTACGCGCAAACGGGTGTTCAGGGCGACTTCGGTACGCTGCAGCTCTACGGCGACTACTGGGCAAACGCGCACAACTTCGTCCTACCGACCGGTGGACCCGTGGGCAATGCCGGCAATCCGCCGGATGGCCTCGGGCAGAACCTCGAACACAGTAACGTCCTGTTGAAAGGAAATATCGTCGCGGACGGCTTCGTGCTGAAGCCGCGCGTGAGTTGGCAACGATCGATTCGTCAGTCGGCGCCGCCATCGGGCGATGTTACGCTCTCGACGATTCGGGCGAACGGCGGTCTCGGCGGCTTCGACTATCCGCTGGATCTTAAGACCGATATCTACACAGCGCGCCTTGAGGCGGCGCATCCAGAAATCGGTTCCATGAGCGGTACCATCGGCGCAGAGGTTCAACACCAGGATGCAGACACGCGCGGTCCGGCCGAATTGCAGCCCTCCGCCCGCACCTGGAATGCCGGGGTCTTCTTCTTCGAGGACGTGGACCTCGACCCGGTCACGGTATCCTTCGGTGGTCGTGCAGACTACCGAACGGTTGAGGCCGTGCCGAACGAGCGCACGTCGGACACCGATGCGCTGGAGAATGATTACTTCGTCCTGTCCGGCTCGGTCGGGGCATCGTACGAGTTTGCTGACGGATACGCGGTCGCGACCAACGCCAGCACCGGTTTCCGGGCACCGTCTGTCTTCGAACTGTACGCTAGTGGTGTGCACGGTGGCGTCGCCGCGTTTCAGGTCGGCGACCCGAACCTGGACCCGGAGCGCTCCTACAGCGCCGACCTCTCGCTGCGCGTCCGTCAGGATCGCCTCACCGCGGAGGTGACGGCCTACGTGAATGCGATCTCGAATTACATCTACCTCGCGAATACAGGCGAAAACCAGAATCCGGACGGGTCGGGTCTCCCGGTGTACGCTGCCGCTCAAACGGATGCTATCATCCCCGGCGTCGAAGCCAAAGTCGAAGCGAGTGTGCTTCCATGGATGCAGGTTGGGATGAACGCTGCCTTTCTGGACGGCACCGGAGAAGGCCTCGGCAGCGGTGGTAGTGACGGACAGCTCCCGCTGCTTCCCGCGAACAATCTCGGGGGCTTTGTGAAATGGGTGCCGACCGGTCCCGGCATCCTGTCCAATCCGTACGTCGAGTTCTCGGCGAAGCACGCAAACTCGAAGGATGCCGCCGGCCGCTTTGAGCCGTTTTCGCAGTTCGACGGCGGGTTCGGCCCGCCCTTCGGCACGGCATCGACGCAGGCGTACACGCTCGTCAACGCAGAAGCGGGCACCACGATCGATCTGGGCGCACCGCTGACGCTGTCGGTCGAGGTACGCAACCTATTTGACGAGAGCTATCGCGACTTCCTCGATACGTACAAGGGCTACGCGCTCTCGCCGGGTCGAGATGTGCGGTTTACGCTTTCGACACGCTTTTAAGTCTGGTCGTACGATGTTGTACGGCTTCTTGCGACCGTGAGGTCGTATCGGCGTCGTACAATCTCTGAATGAAATTGTCCGCGGGTGAAAAGGGGACTGTCCGAAGGTCTCCTTCTCACCCGCGGACGTCGTTTGGTACCCTACGAACTTTCTCGAATGTTTGAGGCGTGCATCGCCAGAGCGTCACCTTCCCGCCACCCTCGAACGGCCGTTCAACAGTGGCGGGGGAGTAGTTGCGGAAAACGATCTCCCAGACCAGGTCATCTTTCTTCTCAAACGCAATCCACAACCATGAACGCTTTGAACAGATACACGTCCTTTCCGGGACGCGTCTCTCGAATTCTCATGCTCGGGCTAATCTGTGTCGTCGTTCTTGCCGGGTGTGCCGATGCAGAAACGGGCGACGAGCCCACGGAGAACGACGTGGAAGCCGCGGAGAACCTTTCCGCACTGGACAGTGAGTTTGTCCAGATCCCGTTCGAAAATGCCTTCGCCCGCGTCTATCGGATCGATCTCCCGCCCGGGGACTCCATTTTGGCACATGACGCCGGCCCGCGAGTCGTGTACTCGATGGGCACCTACTCGCTCGCGTTCGAGACAAACGGGGAGGCATCCGAGCGTTCGTTTGAGGGTGGGGCCGTCCATGCGCACGATGCCGGTGTCCACTCTGTATCGAACATGAGTGATTCTCTTGCCTCGTACGTCGTCTTCGAGCGGATTGGCGAGGTGGATTCGGTGGATTCAGGGGATGCATCGACCCTGGACGAGGTTGACATCCCGGATCGCTCGGTGCACGAGGTGCTGCTAACGAACGATGCATTCACCGTTCACAGAATCTCACTCGTACCGGGTGACGAATTGCCCGAGCACTTCGGCTATGACCGCGTTGTGTTCGCGCTTTCGGACTACACCGTCACGCTCACCAATCCCGAAGACGGGTCGTCGATGGAGCGATCCTACGAGGCTGGAGATGTGCACGACCATGAAGCCGGCCTCCACCGGGTCGAGAACACGGGGTCAACACCGGCTGACTATCTGGTTGTCGCCTTCAAGCCGTAATCGGGATGCCGGGGCCGGGGCGGGCTCGGCAGAGGTCCCATCGTCGCCTGCCCACGACAGCTCCGTGAGATCCTGAATCATTCGATACAACAACGAACAGCCCCGCCGGGATGACCGGTCGGGGCTGCTCTGTTGTTCATTGAGATGAATCGATCCGTGCTCAGAACCCGATCGCCGCGGTGAATGCGATCACCCGGCCGGGTTCGGCAATGCGTGCTCCCGAAAACGGGTTGCTCGCGCTCAGGTGATTCGTGTAGCTGACGTCGAATACGTTCTCAGCCGTGACCCGGAGGTCGACGCGCTGAAAGAGGCGAACGCCGGTTTGCAGGTCGACGACGGTGTATCCAGGTGTGACGCGCTCGCCGCGGGTGGTCGCGACACGATCCTGCTCCGCCGTCATCGTGACCGATCCGTCCAGGTAGAACCGCTGCACGGTTGAGCCTTCGATCGGGAGCGTCCACCGAGCGCCGGCCGACGCCGAGGCGGGAGAGACGCCCAGGGCCGGCTCATCCAGCGTCTCATCCTGGCCCCAGAGGTAGCTTCCGGCTGCGCGCAGCTCGATGTATTCCACCGGGCGAACGTTGCCCTGGAGTTCCGCCCCGTAAAACGTGGCTTCACCGTTCACGTACCCGTACACGGTGGAGGGGCTGAGCGGAAGGAGCGGGTTGATGCTCGTAGCCTCAAGCGTCACGTAGTTGTCCAGCCGACGTGTAAATGTGCTGGCTCGAAGCGTCCACGTGTCTGCGTACCCCTCGATCCAGAGGTCGGCCTGCGTGCTCCGCTCCGGTTCGAGGAACGGGTTGCCTTGAAACTCCGCCGATGTCTGCGCGCGGGACGCCGGAATCCGGTCGGAGTACAGCTCAAGTGCCTGTGGCGATCGGGCAACGGACCCGAGCCCGGCGCTTACGCTCCAGACGTTCGTCAGCGGGACCGAGGCAGTCACCGCGCCGCTTCCCATCGTAAACGATCGGTCGAGGTCCGCCTCCGTGACCGTCGCTCCGCGGACCGTGGAGGCATTGTTCAGGAAGACAGTGCTCGGATCATCCGGATCGGATTGCACCAGGTCGAGGCGACCCGTCGCGGCAATCTCAAGCACACCGAGGCTCCGTTGCACATTTAGGAACGCACCTTCGTGCATCATGCGAACGCCGGGCCACACGCGGTCGCTCGTGTAGAATGGCGGTGTCATCTGCATGCCATTCGGCATCACGGCTGCAAGCGGCCGCCGCGCATCCCGATAGGTGGACAGCAAATCCGCTCCCACCTCGAACGACCAGGCGTTCGTTTCAAGCGATGTGGACGCTCGAGCCCCGAAGTTCTGCACCTCGGCATCGACGCCGATGCGAAGGGGCGGGCGCGGGTTCCCGTTGGGAAACTGCCCGGCTTCATAGGTCGGCTTGCCCTCGTTTGTCATGCCGTGCGTCGTTTGCTGCGCATGAAGCTGGACCTCGATCCCGGTCAAAGACAGTCCATCTCCGACCGCTTCAGGAGCGTACGACAGGTCAACTTTGCCCATGCCGGTCTTGAAGTAGTCGGCGTTCAGCAGACGACCAGGGTAGTCGATATCGGTTTGCTCTTGGTAGCCGCCGCGTACTTCAAGTGTCGTCGCGGGGGTGAGGTGGATGCCGATGTGCCCACGCGCCTCGCTCGACGTGTAGTCTGCCGCGATGGTCCGACCGGCTCCCGTTTCGTAGTCGTTGCCCGTTCGCCAGGCGCCATTTGCCGAGTAAAAGACGCGTCCCTGTCGGCCCATGGCGAAGGCGCTGGTCTCGACGGATTCGGTATTCGTATCGTATCCGGTCCGGAGCGTGCCCGTGAGGGTCGTCGGTGGTGGCGACTGGCCGCGAGGGATCGCTCGAATCGCGCTCATATTACCGGGCCCCCACGTCAGAGCGTACGGGCCTTTGACTACCTCGATGGAGGCGATTGTGCTCGGATCGACGTGACTCAGCGGCGAGTCCATGCGGAGCGGGCCGGCGGGAAAGGTGCGCATGCCGCCGATGTAGACGCCCACCGATGTTTCCGTCAATCCCCGGACGTTGGGGTCGAATCCGATCGGGCCACGCCGGGCGACGTTGATGCCAGGAACAGATCGAAGGTATTGTCCGCTATCGTCGGCTTCAATTTCGCGAACACGTGTGGCGTCGATACCGGCCGATGGGTTGAGGCCCGGCGAAAGCGCGGACACTTCGACACCGTCCAGCCCGATCGTCGAGGGGTGGAGCGTGATATTGATGCGAATCGTGTCTCCGGCGACGATCTCGACCGTTCGCCTGTCCGTGGAGTAGCCGATGTGCTTGGTGATGATCGTCTGTGTGCCGGTCGAGATCTTCGTAAGACGGGCGATTCCGTCCAGGTTGGTCGCTGTGCCCCGTCTCGTCTGCTCGACGAACACGTTGGCTCCGGGCAATGGGGACTCATTCGCGCCGTCCGTAACCGTCGCTATGAGCGTTCCGGTCGACTGGGCGTAAGCGGGGGAGGTCGCAGTGGATATCGCGGCTGCAAGTAAGAGGAAGAGGCTGATTAGACGTCGGACCGAGGCAGATGGACCGCTTCGATCGGTTGGGGAAATTGTATGTGTAGACATGGGACATGAAACCCTGGAAGAAGACGGGGAAATGCAGGCACGTGTAGGCTCTTCGACCACGTGGATACAGTCATTGGCCTGTCGTGCAGATGCTATCGTGTTCACCGCGAGGTAGCGACATACCGCAAAAAACGAGGGGTACGCTACACGCGTGATGGATCACGACATCCAGGGTGGTCGGAAAATGTCTACCGGGGGAGGGTCCGGGACGGGACCTGTGTGGTACGGCCCGTACTCGTTGGACGTGGACGCGGCGACCGGTATCATCGTATAGCTGAACGCGATCGCGCGAATGTCGACATCTGCGGCGCGCATCGATAGAGACGCGTGATCATGCGACCCGTGAGCATCTTCGATGCGCTTCACGAGAAAGCACATCCCGTCGCACTGTACATCCGGGTTATTCCGGTTGACGCAGTGGTGCTCTGCGATATGGTCCTGATGAATCAGGAAAAGTGCCTCAACCAGAATCGTCCCCTGCATCCCGGCACAGACGACCAGGATAAGACTGATTCGGATAAGCTTTCGAAGTCGAGGCATCATGGCACCGTGCGACATTAGTCCATGTAACAACTCTGTCGCAGTATCTAGGATTCGCGCTTGTTGCACGAATGCACGAACAAATGACAAAGACAGTGGCCTCGGGACGGCTCTGTGTTTGATAATCGATCTGGATACCGATCTCGTCTTTACAAATCCATTGCCTGCAAAAAGGAACTCCGAATTGGGTAGACGCTTGCACCGGTACCCGCCGACAGCGTTGATGATATAGGCATCGGATCAGCCCAATATGGTCCGGTGGCATCTCGCGCTTTCGTGATGTTAGACCGTTTTTCTACATTCGATATTTTCTCCCCTATGCCCGAAGATTTTGGTCTCCATGCTGAGCTCGATCCCGAAGACGAGGAGATCGAGTATGACGACGACTGGGACATTGACGACGAGGATGAGGAGGAGCTCCTCGACGAAGACGACGAATATGACGATTACGACGAGTGGGAGGACGAAGCCCCGTGGGATGACGAGAGCGTCTTTGACGACTTCGAAGAAGACTTCTTCGATGAAGACGAGGAAGACTAGGCGGATGTAGTACAACGATTTTGTCTCGTTGCACGGCGGGGGTCGAATGGCGGCCCCCGCTGTTTCTGTTTTATGCCCTCTCAGTTGATTCTGAGTCGACGGACGGGTGCAGAGCGTAAAGCGTGGTCGACTATGCGCCGATGGATCAAACACTGGCTTCGGGCGAAAAACGGCCGTCGAGCCCGGAAACAATAGAACCGGTGAGCGTCGAAATTTATCGCCTGGGGACGTAGACTTCATGGACGCCACCGATCGGGAGACGGTTTAGCTTGAGTAGCGTTCTGGTTGGAGGTCGAGAACATGATCGTCGCCGGCGATCGTGCTCTGTCCGCTTCAGCCCCTGCGCCATGAATCGATTGTTATGTAGCGCTTCGTTCGTCCTCGCTCTGGCTGTTGTCGCAGCCCTTGCCGTCGCCCCGGCTCAGGCCCAGATCTTTGTTCGTGAGGGGGCATCCGGCACGGGGACCGCCAGCGACCCCTATGGCTCGTTGCAAGACGCGCTGGCTGACGGGTCGAGCAACGAAATCCGTGTCGCGGAGGGTACGTACGTTCCGTCCTCCTCCGATCAATCGGCCTCGTTCGTGCTTACGGACGGTGTCACGATCTTGGGAGGATATGCGTCGGACTTCAGCACGCGCGATCCATCGACCTTCATTACGGTGCTGGGCGGCGACATTGACCAGGATGGCACGTCCAGCGGAAACACGTATCGCGTCGTCGTCTCTCCCTCAACTCTCGCGAGTTCCGCTACGCTGGACGGACTGGTCATCAGCGGGGGCAATGCCTCACAGCTGGGTGGAAGTGATGCAGGAGCCGGACTGTTCGTCGACCAATCGTCGCCTACTGTCCGTAATGTCACGTTCCGCAACAATCAGGCGATCGTTGGGGGAGGTGCCGTGCTCATCCAGGGAGGCAGTCCGACCTTTGAATCGGTTGTGTTCGATCAGAACACAGCGACAGCCACGGTCGGAGGCGGAGCTGTGTATGTGATCGAGGCAGACCCCTTGACGATCCGCCAGAGTACCTTTGTTGGCAACCAGGGGCTATCCGGAGGCGCGCTGAATATCAGTGCCGGCACGGTCGACATCGACAACTCGGAGTTTACTCAGAACACGTCGGCCGACGGAGGCGGCGCAATCTTCGCTGACACGGGAGACCTCACCATCACGCGGTCGATCTTCGACCAGAATACGACATCGGGGACGACGGGCGGTGGTGGCGCAATTTATCAGGTAACGGGGTCGTCTCGCATTACCAATACAGTGTTCGCTGGAAATACGACGACGGGTACGGTCCCCGGCGGAGCGATCCACGCAGCGGAGGGAAGTTCGGCGTCAATCTTCAACAGCGTTTTTACCGGAAATGCGGCTACCGAGGCTCGCGGAGGTGCCATCTTCCTCGAGGGGGCTGACCTCACCGCGACGCACATCACGGCGCTTTCGAACGATTCGCCAGACGGGAGTGCAGTACATGCGGGGGATGGAGGTACGGCCACTCTTCAAAACATCATCCTCTGGCCGCAGACGGGTCCAGTCATCGCCACAACTCTGTCCGGTACCGTTTCGGTGGGAGCCGCGTTAATCGATGGTGGCCTGCCGACGGCTGCGACGTTAATTGATGGCGCGCCGCCCGTATTGGACGCGAACCCCGATTACACGGATGCTGGTGGATCGGACGGTGTGCAGGGAACGCTTGACGACGACGTGCGGCTTTCAGAGGCCTCTCCCGCCGTCGGGTACGGGCTCTTCAGCGCGCTTCCGCCCGATGATAGCGACCTGGACGAGGATGGAAACACGACGGAATTTCTGCCGCTTGACCTTGACGAGACCGCTCGTGTGGAGGACAGTCACCTGGCGGACGGGGACAGCGGTGGCCCGGATCTCGGCGCGTATGAGACGCCGACCATTCTTGTCATTCCGGGCACGGCGGACGATCCGCCCGAGGATAGCGATCGGGGCGAGGATAGCGGATGGCGAATGATGGCGATGCCGGCTCCGTCGACCGTGGGAGACATCGATGACGACATCTTCTTCGGGCCCTTTGGTCTCTCGGGCTCGCCACCAACGGCGATGATCTACAAGTGGAACGATTCCGTCGAGAATGACACCTCCGAGTACACAGGCGTCTGGGATGGACTTTCCTCCCTGAGTACGCCGATCGCATCCGGAGAAGGATTCATCCTGTACTTCTTCGATGATGACCGCGACCCCATTCGCCCGTCCTCGCCGCTCGAATTTGATGTGCCGGGTGAGCGACCGATCCAGGACGTGGTAGTGGAAAATCTGAGTACGACAGCCCTCTATCACCTCATCGGAAATCCCTATCCGCAGGCGTTTGATGTCAGCGGATTGACGATCGGCGGGACCAGTGGCTTTCAGGCGTTCGTCTGGGTCTGGGATCCCGCGACGGAGTCCTACATCCGTCGCGAGCAGGGGACCGCTGGAGATGAGGTGGCTTCGTGGCAGGGCTTTTTCATCGAGCGGAGCGTCGGCAGTTCGGCGACCTCGGTCACCTTCAACGCGAGTGGACGCATTTCGGAGGTTCCGTTCGTCGGAAAACGGGGACGCACAGGTGAGATCGCGCGCATTGGATTGCGCCTGCAGGCGGTCGAGGAAGACTCCGTTGTGTTCAGTGACGATCTTCCGGAAGTCAGTTTTCGACGGGATGCGCAAAACGACTGGGACGTTTGGGATGCAACGCGACCGATCGGACCCTCTGGAGAACGGGCGCGGCCTCTTCTTGCGTTCAAAGGAGAGCGCGCAGATCGCTGGGTGGAAAAAGCCCACGAAAGCCGACCTCTTCCGCTTCGCTACGGCGTTCGCATTCCGCTCTCCGTCCGACCCATGGGCTGGAGCGGGACGATGCGAATCGATGCGCCGAGGTGGACGAATATACCTAAGGCCTGGACCGTGCGGTTGATTGACACGAAAGGGACGCCGTCGCAGGACGATGATGTTGAGACGGAGCTTGAGCCAGACGGGGGCGGCTATACCTTTGAAGTGGACAACGAGGATGCGAAGGAGGCCGGAGCGCACGGGTCTGTGGGACTACCGGCCGTCGTGCGCACCCCTCGTGAGTTAAAGCGGGGGAGGGACGGTGGATCGCTGACAAGCAGCGATTTCGTGCTCGTGATCGCCCCGGGAGAATCCGGGCGTGGAGCGTGGGGCATTCAGGCGCGAGCGGAAGGTGGTCGGGCGATCCTGTCCTGGCCCGACGACCTACCCGCGAACATCGTCATCGAACAGTCCCATGAGGAGAGCCCGTGGACGACGATCGAGACGCGCCCGGAAGGTGAAGCCGGTTCCAATCGGTTGCGCGTCGTTCTCTCTGATCTGGAGCCCGGCCGCCACGAGTTTCGGCTGAAGGCGGATGTAGAGGGTACGGTCGCGTACAGCGAAGTGGTTACGGTCGACATCACGATGTCCGAGGCCGTTCGAATCGAGCCCGTGGCACCGAATCCCGTATCGCAAAGGTCGACGATGACCGTCACCGTTCGGGATCCGCAGGAGGTGCGCGTTGAGCTCTTCGACGTACTCGGTCGCCGCATTGTCACGCTGTTCCGCGACTCGATGGATGGAAGCCGACCGCAGCAAGTCGAGATTGATGCAGGAGAACTCGACCTCGCGAGCGGGACATACGTGGTTCGTGTCAGCGGAGAGACATTCGTCGACACGCAGCGCATCGCGGTCGTCCGGTAGAACCGGCGAGTGCAGGGCCGACACCCCCGTTCTTACGCTTCCGGCGGCTGGGACGGGCGCGACCGGCTCGACCACAGAAGCCAGATGCCAAACGCTACGACGGGGATGCTCAGCAGCTGTCCCATCGTGAGCGAGAGCCCGAGTTCGAAGTGGGCCTGTTGGGCCTTGACGAACTCGATCATGAAGCGGGACCCAAACACGAGCACCATAAATGCGCCGGAGAGCGTGCCGAAGCGCGGGGACGAGTCGGAGCGGCGGTAGAGCCACACCAGGATACCGCAGATGGCAAAGTAGGACAGCGATTCGTAGAGTTGCGCTGGGTGACGCGGCGTCATATCGCGAAGCTCGAAGATGAACGCCCATGGCACGTCGGTCGGGGTGCCGAGAATCTCCGAGTTAAACAGGTTGCCGAGGCGGATGAGTCCGCCCGTGAGGGCCGCGGGCATCGCGATGCGGTCGAGGAGCCACAGGAACGGCTGGCCGGGGCGCGAACGGGCGTAGAGGTACAGCGCGGTGAGGACGCCGATGAACCCGCCGTGGCTCGCAAGTCCGCCCTCCCAGACCTGTAGGATTTGGCCCGGATGCGTGAGGTAGTAGCCGGGGTCGTAGAACAGGACGTGCCCGAGCCGAGCGCCGATCACCGTGCCGCCGAGAATCCAGTAGAGTAGGGTGTCCACATCGTGCTCGGGCTTCCCCTCGCGCAAAAAGATGGACCGCATCGCGTAGAAGCTCAGGAGGAAGCCGATCCCGAACAGAAGGCCGTACCACCTTGGGGCGAGCGAACCAAGCCGAAACATCACGGGGTCGACGTTCCACCGGATCACGGCGAGGCCGGAGGCGACGAGGGACAGGCTGGGGCTCATGGGCGAGTGTTTGTAGAGTCGAGAATCCGATGGTGCAACGAACCTTCGACATGCAGGCACGCAATGCGAGTGGATACCGTTCGGGCTTCGTTTAACCTTAACACGGAGGGGGCGTCCGAGTGAAACCGTGTTGTTTGTATTCGATCTAAATAGTGTGCCTCGACGCTGTGACAGCGGCTCACGACCATCTGGAAGCGACCGGAAACAATGATTACGTCCCCTTCTGCCTCCTCAGACGCCGTCGTGCTATACTCGAC
The DNA window shown above is from Longibacter salinarum and carries:
- a CDS encoding TonB-dependent receptor, whose amino-acid sequence is MIRRTRVRFLPLFFAFLLIAASSPDAWSQTRGTVKGTVYATDGEPLPGAEVVDPALQRGTTTGPDGTFRLDKLPVGQHKLEIRFIGYQTAVRTVTLEAGETVSIEVTLKSRVLESEGVTVTGTARARSTLRAPQDVDVIAAEDLSVNRNAALGDLLRENVSGVSSIQTGSQAGKPVLRGLSGNRVVLLKDGIAQEYYQFGVRHFPSTNASEAERVEVVRGASSILYGSDALGGAVNVITKTAPTSASGELDVGGAASTQYFSNNNERAVSVDLSVADGNVGWRAGAERRIGGNFHTPEDPTFFETGSGGTYGDPKYTGEIPFTNFEQWSAYAQTGVQGDFGTLQLYGDYWANAHNFVLPTGGPVGNAGNPPDGLGQNLEHSNVLLKGNIVADGFVLKPRVSWQRSIRQSAPPSGDVTLSTIRANGGLGGFDYPLDLKTDIYTARLEAAHPEIGSMSGTIGAEVQHQDADTRGPAELQPSARTWNAGVFFFEDVDLDPVTVSFGGRADYRTVEAVPNERTSDTDALENDYFVLSGSVGASYEFADGYAVATNASTGFRAPSVFELYASGVHGGVAAFQVGDPNLDPERSYSADLSLRVRQDRLTAEVTAYVNAISNYIYLANTGENQNPDGSGLPVYAAAQTDAIIPGVEAKVEASVLPWMQVGMNAAFLDGTGEGLGSGGSDGQLPLLPANNLGGFVKWVPTGPGILSNPYVEFSAKHANSKDAAGRFEPFSQFDGGFGPPFGTASTQAYTLVNAEAGTTIDLGAPLTLSVEVRNLFDESYRDFLDTYKGYALSPGRDVRFTLSTRF
- a CDS encoding TonB-dependent receptor, producing MSTHTISPTDRSGPSASVRRLISLFLLLAAAISTATSPAYAQSTGTLIATVTDGANESPLPGANVFVEQTRRGTATNLDGIARLTKISTGTQTIITKHIGYSTDRRTVEIVAGDTIRINITLHPSTIGLDGVEVSALSPGLNPSAGIDATRVREIEADDSGQYLRSVPGINVARRGPIGFDPNVRGLTETSVGVYIGGMRTFPAGPLRMDSPLSHVDPSTIASIEVVKGPYALTWGPGNMSAIRAIPRGQSPPPTTLTGTLRTGYDTNTESVETSAFAMGRQGRVFYSANGAWRTGNDYETGAGRTIAADYTSSEARGHIGIHLTPATTLEVRGGYQEQTDIDYPGRLLNADYFKTGMGKVDLSYAPEAVGDGLSLTGIEVQLHAQQTTHGMTNEGKPTYEAGQFPNGNPRPPLRIGVDAEVQNFGARASTSLETNAWSFEVGADLLSTYRDARRPLAAVMPNGMQMTPPFYTSDRVWPGVRMMHEGAFLNVQRSLGVLEIAATGRLDLVQSDPDDPSTVFLNNASTVRGATVTEADLDRSFTMGSGAVTASVPLTNVWSVSAGLGSVARSPQALELYSDRIPASRAQTSAEFQGNPFLEPERSTQADLWIEGYADTWTLRASTFTRRLDNYVTLEATSINPLLPLSPSTVYGYVNGEATFYGAELQGNVRPVEYIELRAAGSYLWGQDETLDEPALGVSPASASAGARWTLPIEGSTVQRFYLDGSVTMTAEQDRVATTRGERVTPGYTVVDLQTGVRLFQRVDLRVTAENVFDVSYTNHLSASNPFSGARIAEPGRVIAFTAAIGF
- a CDS encoding right-handed parallel beta-helix repeat-containing protein; this encodes MNRLLCSASFVLALAVVAALAVAPAQAQIFVREGASGTGTASDPYGSLQDALADGSSNEIRVAEGTYVPSSSDQSASFVLTDGVTILGGYASDFSTRDPSTFITVLGGDIDQDGTSSGNTYRVVVSPSTLASSATLDGLVISGGNASQLGGSDAGAGLFVDQSSPTVRNVTFRNNQAIVGGGAVLIQGGSPTFESVVFDQNTATATVGGGAVYVIEADPLTIRQSTFVGNQGLSGGALNISAGTVDIDNSEFTQNTSADGGGAIFADTGDLTITRSIFDQNTTSGTTGGGGAIYQVTGSSRITNTVFAGNTTTGTVPGGAIHAAEGSSASIFNSVFTGNAATEARGGAIFLEGADLTATHITALSNDSPDGSAVHAGDGGTATLQNIILWPQTGPVIATTLSGTVSVGAALIDGGLPTAATLIDGAPPVLDANPDYTDAGGSDGVQGTLDDDVRLSEASPAVGYGLFSALPPDDSDLDEDGNTTEFLPLDLDETARVEDSHLADGDSGGPDLGAYETPTILVIPGTADDPPEDSDRGEDSGWRMMAMPAPSTVGDIDDDIFFGPFGLSGSPPTAMIYKWNDSVENDTSEYTGVWDGLSSLSTPIASGEGFILYFFDDDRDPIRPSSPLEFDVPGERPIQDVVVENLSTTALYHLIGNPYPQAFDVSGLTIGGTSGFQAFVWVWDPATESYIRREQGTAGDEVASWQGFFIERSVGSSATSVTFNASGRISEVPFVGKRGRTGEIARIGLRLQAVEEDSVVFSDDLPEVSFRRDAQNDWDVWDATRPIGPSGERARPLLAFKGERADRWVEKAHESRPLPLRYGVRIPLSVRPMGWSGTMRIDAPRWTNIPKAWTVRLIDTKGTPSQDDDVETELEPDGGGYTFEVDNEDAKEAGAHGSVGLPAVVRTPRELKRGRDGGSLTSSDFVLVIAPGESGRGAWGIQARAEGGRAILSWPDDLPANIVIEQSHEESPWTTIETRPEGEAGSNRLRVVLSDLEPGRHEFRLKADVEGTVAYSEVVTVDITMSEAVRIEPVAPNPVSQRSTMTVTVRDPQEVRVELFDVLGRRIVTLFRDSMDGSRPQQVEIDAGELDLASGTYVVRVSGETFVDTQRIAVVR
- the lgt gene encoding prolipoprotein diacylglyceryl transferase, whose product is MSPSLSLVASGLAVIRWNVDPVMFRLGSLAPRWYGLLFGIGFLLSFYAMRSIFLREGKPEHDVDTLLYWILGGTVIGARLGHVLFYDPGYYLTHPGQILQVWEGGLASHGGFIGVLTALYLYARSRPGQPFLWLLDRIAMPAALTGGLIRLGNLFNSEILGTPTDVPWAFIFELRDMTPRHPAQLYESLSYFAICGILVWLYRRSDSSPRFGTLSGAFMVLVFGSRFMIEFVKAQQAHFELGLSLTMGQLLSIPVVAFGIWLLWSSRSRPSQPPEA